A single candidate division KSB1 bacterium DNA region contains:
- a CDS encoding HU family DNA-binding protein: MTKDQLVDKLAEGTGLMKLEVAAVIDGFIAVVSSALRQGESVTLRGFGTFLPVERKARKARNPVTKNLVYIPARRAPYFRPAQELRKAVADAPGSGAGGRTFED; encoded by the coding sequence ATGACCAAAGACCAGCTCGTCGACAAGCTCGCCGAGGGCACGGGGCTGATGAAGCTGGAAGTTGCCGCGGTGATTGATGGCTTCATCGCCGTAGTCTCTTCGGCACTACGACAAGGGGAGAGCGTTACGCTGCGGGGTTTTGGGACGTTTCTCCCGGTGGAACGCAAAGCGCGCAAGGCGCGTAACCCGGTTACCAAAAATCTGGTGTACATTCCGGCGCGGAGGGCACCATACTTCCGTCCCGCCCAGGAGCTGCGCAAAGCGGTGGCAGACGCGCCTGGCAGCGGAGCGGGTGGCCGGACCTTCGAAGATTGA
- the xseA gene encoding exodeoxyribonuclease VII large subunit, with product MAVEEFPELTPEMGTSEAHIYTVSELTREIKVLLETTIPVVWVEGEISNFKLHSSGHMYFSLKDENAQIAAVMWRGRNMGLRFIPEDGMKVLVQGKVTVYEKRGNYQLDVLRLQPAGVGELQLAFEQLKNRLRQEGLFAEERKRPIPRYPERVGIVTSATGAALQDILNITRRRLPGIELILRPALVQGEGAAEDIANAIAELNEYGQVDVIIVGRGGGSLEDLWAFNEEVVARAIYASRIPVVSAVGHEVDFTIADFVADLRAPTPSAAAELVVPDRQQLHQTVQAHLTRAYQALCRQLSAAKERLNAVRASYGFRRPEDIVHQYQQRLDDLTRMLTAATSHAVELASQRHQSLASRLAALGPQAVLARGYSICFRIDSGEVVRTATQVAAGEAVGVQLAHGRLTTEVSEVVPNAPLSELSALRRAREQQG from the coding sequence GTGGCAGTGGAAGAGTTCCCGGAGCTGACTCCAGAGATGGGCACCAGCGAAGCCCATATCTACACGGTCTCGGAGCTCACCCGGGAGATCAAAGTTCTCTTGGAGACCACCATCCCTGTGGTGTGGGTAGAGGGCGAGATCTCCAACTTCAAGCTCCATTCCTCAGGGCATATGTACTTCTCGTTGAAGGACGAGAACGCGCAGATCGCCGCGGTCATGTGGCGGGGCCGCAACATGGGGCTCCGCTTCATTCCCGAGGACGGGATGAAGGTCCTGGTGCAGGGCAAGGTCACCGTTTACGAGAAGCGGGGCAACTACCAGCTGGACGTGCTGCGGCTGCAGCCGGCCGGGGTAGGGGAATTGCAGCTTGCCTTCGAGCAGTTAAAGAACCGTTTGCGCCAAGAGGGGTTGTTCGCTGAGGAGCGCAAACGCCCAATTCCGCGCTACCCGGAGCGTGTGGGTATTGTGACCAGTGCCACTGGGGCGGCGCTGCAGGACATCCTGAACATCACCAGGAGGCGCCTGCCAGGGATTGAGCTCATTTTGCGGCCGGCCTTGGTCCAAGGTGAGGGAGCCGCAGAGGATATTGCCAATGCGATTGCCGAGCTCAACGAATACGGGCAAGTTGATGTAATCATCGTTGGCCGCGGCGGCGGTTCCTTGGAGGACTTGTGGGCGTTCAACGAAGAGGTGGTGGCACGCGCCATCTATGCATCCCGCATCCCTGTGGTCTCGGCCGTGGGGCACGAGGTGGATTTTACCATCGCCGATTTTGTGGCGGACCTTCGTGCGCCTACGCCGTCTGCTGCGGCCGAACTGGTCGTCCCTGACCGCCAGCAGCTGCACCAGACGGTGCAGGCCCATCTGACCCGGGCCTATCAGGCTCTGTGTCGGCAGCTCAGTGCCGCGAAGGAGCGACTCAACGCCGTGCGCGCCAGCTATGGTTTTCGCAGGCCCGAGGACATCGTTCACCAGTATCAGCAACGTCTGGACGACCTGACCCGCATGTTGACTGCGGCCACATCTCATGCCGTGGAGTTGGCCAGCCAACGCCACCAGAGCTTGGCCAGCCGCCTTGCCGCGCTGGGTCCGCAGGCGGTTTTGGCCCGCGGATACTCCATCTGCTTCCGCATAGACAGCGGCGAGGTAGTACGAACTGCCACGCAGGTGGCCGCGGGCGAGGCAGTGGGCGTACAACTGGCCCATGGGCGGTTAACGACTGAGGTGAGCGAAGTGGTGCCAAATGCGCCCCTGAGCGAGCTCTCCGCACTCCGAAGGGCGCGCGAGCAACAAGGGTGA
- the xseB gene encoding exodeoxyribonuclease VII small subunit, producing the protein MPEKRTFESAMRRLEEIVQILERGESTLEESLRLFEEGTELAKFCQARLNEAEAKLKVLVKKDDGFQLELV; encoded by the coding sequence ATGCCAGAGAAAAGGACGTTTGAGAGCGCCATGCGGCGCCTGGAAGAGATTGTGCAGATCTTGGAGCGGGGCGAGAGCACCTTGGAGGAATCGTTGCGCTTGTTCGAGGAGGGGACTGAATTGGCAAAGTTTTGCCAAGCCCGGCTCAACGAAGCGGAAGCCAAATTGAAGGTCCTTGTCAAGAAGGACGACGGTTTCCAGCTGGAGTTGGTGTGA